A genomic window from Silene latifolia isolate original U9 population chromosome Y, ASM4854445v1, whole genome shotgun sequence includes:
- the LOC141633331 gene encoding ribonucleoside-diphosphate reductase large subunit-like encodes MYVVKRDGRQETVHFDKITARLKKLSYGLNIEHCDPVIVAQKVCAGVYKGVTTSQLDELAAETAAAMTANHPDYASLAARIVVSNLHKNTRKSFSETIREMYNHCNEKSGLKAPLVSDDVFEIIMKNAARLDSEIIYDRDFDYDYFGFKTLERSYLLKVNGMVVERPQHMIMRVAVGIHKADVDSAISTYHYMSQRWFTHASPTLFNAGTPRPQLSSCFLICMKEDSIEGIYDTLKECAVISKSAGGIGVSVHNIRATGSYIRGTNGLSNGITPMLRVFNDTARYVDQGGGKRKGAFAVYLEPWHADIFDFLDLRKNHGKEEQRARDLFYALWVPDLFMERVQTDGQWSLFCPNEAPGLADCWGKEFEMLYTKYERLGKAKKVVQAQSLWFEILKAQMETGTPYMLFKDSCNRKSNQQNLGTIKSSNLCTEIIQYTSPTETAVCNLASIALPRYVKEKGVPSESQNTKLVGSLDSGNRYFDFDKLAEVVEVVTTNLNKIIDVNFYPVETARRSNMRHRPIGIGIQGLADTFILLGMPFDSPEAQQLNKDIFETIYYHALKTSCKLAAKEGPYETYEGSPVSKGILQPDMWGVTLSDRWDWGALRGMIAEKGIRNSLLVAPMPTASTSQILGNNECFEPYTSNIYSRRVLSGEFVVVNKHLLHDLTEMGLWSPTLKNQIIYEDGSVQKIIEIPAHLKAIYKTVWEIKQKTLVDMAVDRGCFIDQSQSLNIHMDQANTGKLTSLHFHAWSKGLKTGMYYLRTRAAADAIKFTVDTSLLKDPSKTPVEDDNTKLAQMVCSLTNREDCMACGS; translated from the exons ATGTATGTAGTTAAGAGAGATGGAAGGCAGGAAACAGTCCACTTCGATAAGATAACAGCTAGGTTGAAGAAATTAAGCTATGGGCTTAATATTGAGCACTGTGATCCTGTTATTGTTGCTCAGAAAGTTTGTGCTGGGGTTTATAAGGGTGTTACCACTAGTCAACTTGATGAATTGGCTGCCGAAACTGCCGCCGCTATGACTGCTAACCATCCTGATTATGCTTCG CTGGCTGCACGGATTGTTGTTTCAAACTTGCACAAGAACACTAGGAAGTCATTTTCTGAGAC AATTAGGGAGATGTATAATCATTGCAACGAGAAGTCTGGATTGAAGGCTCCTTTGGTTTCTGATGATGTCTTTGAAATCATCATGAAG AATGCTGCTCGGTTGGACAGTGAGATAATATATGACAGGGATTTTGACTATGATTATTTTGGTTTCAAAACCCTTGAGAGGTCATACCTGTTGAAGGTCAATGGGATGGTTGTGGAGAGACCACAACACATGATAATGAGAGTTGCAGTTGGCATCCACAAGGCGGATGTTGATTCAGCCATTTCAACTTACCATTATATGTCTCAGAGGTGGTTTACTCATGCTTCACCGACCCTCTTCAATGCTGGCACGCCAAGGCCTCAA TTGAGCAGTTGCTTCCTTATTTGCATGAAAGAGGATAGCATTGAAGGAATCTATGACACATTGAAGGAGTGTGCTGTTATAAGCAAATCTGCTGGTGGTATTGGTGTTTCTGTCCACAATATCCGTGCCACAGGCAGTTATATTCGAGGCACAAATGGATTATCGAATGGTATTACACCAATGCTCAGGGTATTTAATGATACTGCACGTTATGTTGACCAAGGAGGAGGGAAGAGAAAAG GTGCTTTTGCCGTGTATCTTGAACCCTGGCATGCTGATATATTTGACTTCCTAGACCTCAGGAAGAATCATGGGAAG GAAGAGCAACGTGCTCGTGATCTCTTTTATGCCCTTTGGGTGCCTGATCTTTTTATGGAGAGGGTTCAAACAGATGGGCAGTGGTCTTTGTTTTGTCCAAATGAGGCTCCAGGTCTGGCTGACTGCTGGGGTAAAGAGTTTGAGATGCTATACACTAAATATGAGAGACTG GGCAAAGCAAAGAAGGTCGTCCAGGCACAAAGCTTGTGGTTTGAGATACTGAAAGCCCAAATGGAAACTGGGACACCGTATATGCTGTTCAAG GATTCTTGCAACCGCAAAAGCAACCAGCAGAATCTGGGTACCATTAAATCTTCGAACCTGTGTACCGAGATTATTCAGTACACAAGTCCTACTGAAACAGCTGTCTGTAATCTGGCATCCATTGCCCTTCCACGTTATGTTAAGGAAAAG GGTGTCCCTTCAGAGTCCCAGAATACGAAGCTAGTTGGAAGTTTGGATTCAGGAAATCGTTACTTTGACTTTGATAAATTGGCTGAG GTTGTTGAGGTAGTCACCACAAATCTGAACAAAATAATTGACGTCAATTTCTACCCAGTTGAAACTGCAAGAAGATCAAACATGAGACATCGACCAATTGGTATCGGAATTCAAGGCCTAGCAGATACCTTTATCTTACTAGGCATGCCTTTTGATTCACCTGAGGCCCAACAGTTGAACAAGGACATATTTGAGACAATTTATTACCATGCTCTCAAAACATCTTGCAAATTAGCTGCCAAGGAAGGCCCTTATGAAACATACGAGGGCAGTCCTGTGAGCAAG GGAATTCTTCAACCTGATATGTGGGGAGTTACTCTCTCTGACAGGTGGGATTGGGGAGCTCTGAGGGGAATGATAGCAGAGAAGGGCATAAGAAATTCACTATTAGTAGCTCCTATGCCAACTGCATCAACAAGTCAGATTCTCGGAAATAATGAGTGCTTTGAGCCTTATACCTCCAATATCTATAGTAGAAGGGTTCTAAG TGGTGAATTTGTGGTGGTCAACAAGCATCTTCTTCATGATTTGACTGAGATGGGCCTTTGGTCTCCTACTTTGAAGAACCAAATAATCTATGAGGATGGTTCTGTGCAGAAAATTATTGAGATACCAGCACATCTGAAAGCTATATACAA GACTGTCTGGGAGATTAAGCAGAAAACGTTGGTTGATATGGCGGTTGACCGTGGATGTTTCATAGATCAAAGCCAAAGCCTTAATATCCACATGGACCAAGCCAATACTGGAAAGCTCACTTCTCTGCACTTCCATGCTTGGTCTAAG GGCTTGAAGACTGGGATGTACTATTTAAGAACACGAGCTGCAGCTGATGCCATTAAGTTCACTGTTGATACTTCCTTGCTGAAG GACCCGAGTAAGACCCCAGTTGAGGATGACAACACGAAATTAGCGCAAATGGTTTGTTCACTGACAAATCGTGAAGATTGTATGGCCTGTGGGAGTTAA